The sequence TGAAAGCCACTGTGTCTTAAACAATTTTACAGTAGAACTAAAATATGGAGACTTCATTCAACCTCACAAGCTCCCTCAATAAGATTGATGAAAACCATATCTGTTACTGTGTTGATCCCACGACAAACTGAACATAGgttttcatgttaaaaatgaaCAATGACACATATTAGcataaaaaatgtgaaatggggccgggcgcggtggctcaagcctgtaatcccagcactttgggaggccgagacgggcggatcacgaggtcaggagatcaagaccatcctggctaacacggtgaaaccccgtctctactaaaaaatacaaaaaactagccgggcgaggtggcggatgcctgtagtcccagctactcaggaggctgaggcaggagaatggtgtgaacccgggaggcagagcttgcagtgagccaagatccggccactgcactccagcctgggagacagagcaagactccgtctcaaaaaaaaaaaaaaaaaaaaatgtgaaatgaacAAGAGTTCAGTCAAGAGCCTCATACATAGGAGGCTGTGAGCCCAAATGACATCCTCACTAGGAAGAATTTCAACACCACTGACTGCTGCTTAGAGAAGATGATCATTAGTTTATGGGATGAACATTGTCACAGTGCCAGTGAGAGATGCTTCTGTGATGCTCCTCAAAAAccaaaatgggccaggcatggtggctcatgcctgtaatcccagcactttaggaggccaaggagggtggattgcctgaggtcaaaagttcaagaccagcttgggcaacaaggtaaaaccctgtctctactaaaaatataattggctgggtgtggtggtgcatgattgtaatcctagctacaagggaggctgaggcaggagatttacttgaacacaggaggcaggggttgcaatgagccaagatggtaccactgcactccagcctgggcaacagagggagattctattgggggaaaaaaaaaaattcagcatgaCAGTCAGAAACACTTGTCAGTCAGTGTCATGCTTTCTATTTCATATCCTGGGCCATGTTGACAATTCTGCTCAGGGCTTCCAGGGGCATCTCCGCCTAGAGCAGGATGATGTTCAATCATAATAGTCAAAGTGTTCTTcatgaattttctgtttttatgtaaaCCCACTCTATAGAAGAGTCCCTAAGAAGATATCCATGACTGATAGCAGGGTCATCACTGCAGAAAATAATGACATGTACATCAAAAGCATGTATAagggcccggcatggtggctcacacctgtaatcccagcactttggtaggctgaggtgggcagatcacctgaggtcagcagttcaaggccagtctgaccaacacggagaaaccccatctctgcactCTACcctaggcaacaagagagaaactatcttaaaaaaaaaaaaaacatgtatggAACAAAATCACTAAAGAGAATACAAAACCAGGAAGAGCCAAGATAGACAAAGGCAGACTCCTCACATCTGCAGGGACATTTTCCTCACCCACAGACTCCAGGTTCCTGTAGTTCTCCAACATCATGGCCCTGTACTAAGCCCTCTGTGCAGGGTTCAGACATTTCCACTCTGCCAAAGAGAATTCTATAGCCACATCCCTGAAAGTCAAGCATccctaaaatgaaaaacacatttcagggccgggcgcagtggctcacgcctgcaatcccagcactttgggaggctgaggtgggcagatcatgaggtcaagagatcgcgaccatcctggccaacatggtgaaacctcgtctctactaaaaatacaaaaaaaaaaaaaaaaaaaaaaaaaaaatagccgggcgtggtaacaggcgcctgtagtcccagttactagggaggctgaggcaggggaatggtgtgaacccgggaggtggagcctgccatgagcagagatcacaccactgcactccaggctgggcaacagagcaagactccatctcaaaaaagataaaagaaaaacacgTTTCAACAAAACATTATGAAGGAGTGAGTTATCACCCTcacacaaaatgagaaaaaagaaattaagtatcGATTTGATCAAAGACTGTGTTCACAAATCCACGTGAAggtatttttgaacattttttctctattgttgcattttattgtactttttcaTGAAAGATTATCAGATTCTGTAAGTCACTGTGGAAGTCTTGGTTTTATggacaatataaaaaatatacaaatagaaagaaaacattgggccaggcgtggtggcccatgcctgttaTCCCATCACTTCGGGATCATGCGattgcactctaggctgggcgacagagcaagactctgtcaaaaaaaaaaaaaaaaaaaaaaaaagatgtgagcTGATAGGATACTACCAAAACTTATTTCAGaagtaattgttttttgttttattaaaaaacaggCTCACGTGGTGgctcttacctgtaatcccatcactttgggaggccgatgcagctgggtcacttgagtccagcagttcaacaccagcctggactacatggcaaaacccggtctctacaaaaaacaaagacatctggccaggcgaggtggcccatgcctgtaatcctaccactctgggaggcgaaggtgggcagatcgcttgaggtcaggagtttaagaccagcctgtccaacatagagaaacccatctctgctgaaaatacaaaaattaaccaggcatggtggtgcacgactgtagtctcagctactcaggaggctgagacaggagaatcacttgaccctgggagatggaggttgcagtcaggcaagatcatgccacttcactccagactAGGCGACAAaaagaatctcaaaaaaaaaaaaaaaaaaaaaaaaaaaaaaccgagaaaaaaaaaaggcaaacattagccaggtctggtggggcactcctgtggtcccagctgctctccaaaggcagaggtgggaaaatcacttgagcccaggaggttgcagctgcaatgagctgtgaacctatcactgcactccagcctgggcaacagtaagaGTGtctcaatataattaaaatgaagggccgggcgcagtgggtcaagcctgcaatcccaccactttgggaggccgagatgggtggatcacgaggtcagatcgagaccatcctggctaacacggtgaaaccccctctctactaaaaaatacgaaaaactagccgggcgaggtggcgggcgcctgtagtcccagctactcgggaggctgaggcaggagaatggcttaaacacgggaggcggagcttgcagtgcgctgagatcgcgccactgcactccagcctgggtgacagagctagactcggtctcaaaaataaaaataaaataaaaataaaaagcaactaaTGAAATGAAGATGaactagaaaaaaaggaaactcattacaaaaagagaacaaaagcatttttaatatTCCTTTTGTCAGGTTTCCTGTAGTAACAGAGActcagtcactttttttttttttttttttttttttttgtatttttagtacagacgaggtcaccattttggccaggatggtctggatctcctgacctcgtgatccgcccgccttggcctcccaaagtgctgggattacagtcacttCAGTCCCCAACTCTCCACCCCATCAATGAAAAGGGAAGAGGGTGATCCACAACTAACGAGTTAAGTCACTGTCCTCTGGTCTCTGACACCATCGTTATAAAATGAACGACATTTAGAGACAGCCGTTTTGCAACTTTCCTTCTCATCtgtataatttaaacaaattttaaatttcttacctTCTAAACAGAGAAAGCAACATGTCATCACTTCCTCATCACATCCAACCAACTCACCGTCCATCTGCACCCTGGGTCCCTCCTCGTCTTCATTACTGTTTCCCTCCCTCATTCTGTACATAGCTCTTTCTCACCTTCTCTATTTCTTCTCTGCATTTCCCCATGGGTTTCTGCTCATTTTGTGTCCCACTTCTCTCCTACCCCATTCTTAAAACTTGTTTCACCTCTTGTTCCTCTTTCTCACTAATCTTTTCACTGTCCCCAATCTCCCCCTTGTCCTGAGGCAAGAGAAGAGGATCTGGAGACAGGGAACATAAGGCCGAGTCACACTTCATTCAAGATAGAAAATATCCTCTCCATATGGCCCATGCTGAGTAAATGACCTCGTATCTTTCCTTCAtctacttcatttacatagggcatacagAAAATTAAGAACACACTTCCATTTGctctagaacttaaagaaataattacGAGTAAGCTTAATTAAGGAGGTGAGAAGCTTTTACATTAAAATCTACAAACATCGATCAAAAAAACTAGAGATACGACCCATATTGATGGATTAGAAGTATTAATATTGTTTAATAATTATACAAACCAGTGTGATTCAGATTCAACACAATACCCATAAAAATCCCTATCAGTTTTCGTtaaacaaaaaacaggctggaAAAAATGACTCACGTCTGCtagtcaggctgctctcaaactcctgacctcaagtgatctatctgccttggcctcccaaagtgctgggattacaggcgtgagccaccctgcccagtgCAATCTTCTTAACATAAACACTTTAATGTCAATTAATGCTTGAACTCAAAGTTAAGTCAACTCAAACTGAAGTCAACGCTGAATTGACTCTAATATCAATTAACGTGTGATGGTTTGCTATACTCATGGCATTTGCAACGATTATCTCAAGAATGAATTTTCTGATGTTCTTCAAGGAGTGACCTCAGAGTGAagatattttacacttacagtaTTTGTAAGCTTTCTTTCCAGTATAGATTCTCTGATGTGTAATGAGCTGTGAACGTGAAGGAAAGGCTTTGCCACAATCATCACACTTGTGAGGTTTCTTTCCTGTATGAATTCTCCTATGTTTTGCATACGATGAAGCTTGACTGAAGACCTTGCCACAATCAtgacatttgtaaggtttctctctaGTAggacatttgtaaggtttctctcaaGGTATGAACGATGTCTGAAAATTTTCCCACATTTGTCACACTTGTAACATCTCACTTCATTATGGATTCTCCAATGATTTGCAATGGTTGTAGCGTTACTGAAGACTTTGTGACAATCATTACATTAGTAAAGTTTCCTTATACCATGGATTGCTTAATGGTGAATAAGTGTTGACTGCCCATTAAAGGCTCTGTCACACTCATTACACTTTTAAgttttctctccagtgtgaatccTAGTATGTTCTGCCAGGTGTGAATCACTCCTGAAAGCCTTGTCACAAACTCTTACATTTGTAtgatttctctccagtatgaattctgtCTTTCGAGGCTGGATTGTGACTGTAAactttgtcacattcttcacatttgtaaggtttctctccagtatgaattcaaTGATGCCATGCAAGCTTTGCTTTTTGACTAAAAACTTTACCAcattcattacacttgtaaggtttctctccagtgtgaattctagTATGTCATGCCAGGTGTGAATCACGCCCGAAAGCTTTGTCACAAACCttacatttgtatggtttctctccagtatgaattctcctaTGCTTTTCAAGGCTTGATTTGTGACTGAAAactttgtcacattcttcacatcTGTAAGGTTTCTTTCCAGTATGAAGTCTATGATGGCTTGTAATGGATGACTTCTGACTGAAGGACTTGCCACATTCCTTACACTTGTAagatttctctccagtatgaattgcCTTATGAATTACAAGGACTGAATTTTGACTGAAggtcttgccacactcattacacttgaaaagtttctctccagtatgaattctatGATGATGTGCAAGGTGTGGTTTTCGATTAAAAaccttgccacattcattacacttgtaaggtttctctccagtatgaattatcctGTGATTTTCAATGTTTGATTTGAAATGAAAAGTTTtatcacattcttcacatttgtaaggtttctctccagtatgaagtctATAATGGTATACAAGGGATGACATCTGACTGAATGTCTTGCCACAATCATTACACTTAtaaggtttttctccagtatgaattctcctaTGTCTTTCAAGGTTTGCTTTGAAACTGAAAGCTTcatcacattcttcacatttgtaaggtttctctccagtatgaactctACGATGGTATATAAGGGATGACGTCTGAATGAAGatcttgccacactcattacacttgtaaggatTCGCTCCAGTATGAAGTCTACAATGGCGTGTAAGGGATGACTTGTGACTGAAGGtcttgccacattcattacaccTGTAagatttctctccagtatgaattcttctGTGTGTTTCAAGGTTTGATTTGAAACTGAAAGCTTcatcacattcttcacatttgtaaggtttctctccagtatgaagtctACGATGGTATACAAGGGATGACATCTGACTGAAGGttttgccacactcattacacttgtaagatTTCTCACCAGTGTGAAATCTACGATGACATGCAAGGTTTTGCTTCCAATTAAAGACCTTGCCACATACATCACATTTATATTGTTTGTCTCCTAAATGGATTATCTGATGTTTCCTTAAGAGTGatctataggccgggcgcggtggctcaagcctgtaatcccagcactttgggaggccgggacggacggatcacgaggtcaggagattgaggccatcctggctaacatggtgaaaccccgtctctaccaaaaaatacaaaaaactagccgggcgaggtgacgggcgcctatGGTCCcgggtactcgggaggctgaggcaggagaatggcataaacccgggaggcggagcttgcagtgagctgagatccggccactgcactccagcctgggcgacagagcgagactccgtctcaaaaaaaaaaaaaaaaaaaaaaaaagagtgatctATAGGTAAAGGCTTTGTCACTCTCATTACATtggaaagatttttctctttttttttttttttttttgagactgagtctggctctgtcgcccaggctggagtacagtggcctgatctcagctcactgcaagctccgcctcccgggtttacgccattctcctgcctcagcctcccgagtagctgggaccacaggcgcccgccacttcgcccggctagttttttgtattttttggtagagacggggtttcaccgtgttagccaggaggtctcgatctcctgacctcgtgatccgcccgtctcggcctcccaaagtgctgggattacaggcttgagccaccgcgcccggccaagatttttcTCTTATGTGTGCTTCCTGTTTTTGTGTGAGTAATGATGAATGGAGGAAATTATTTCCATAGTTGTTAGAAATATGGGTTTTGGGCCTACAAGAAATTATTTGGGATGTTGAAACTGAGGAAGCATCATTGATAGACTTCTCAACTTGATTGCTAATTTCTCCTTTGCTCTGAAATGTGTGTAGTTCAGGCAGATGTGAATGAAAGCTTAATTCAAGCTGATTTTTAATAGGCTTCTTTCCAGCATGCCTTCGATTATATCGGTCTGTACTACCAGTCAAccattttatttctgtcatgGGTGTTTCATGCctatttctttcatcttcttgCCACTGAAACTCAAAGTTATGAATATCTTTCTCAATTTCCTGGAAGCAAAAATCTCCAGTGGGATGAATTTTATGTCTTTGCATTGTCCCTGTGTGATTCACTTCTGTATTGTGTTTTGCTATTGATGAGAACTCCTTCATCATGCATCTGGAATGGATATCTACAAAATGTAAACACCAACAGGTTTCCAATTAAGTATAGATGGTAAATAATACTAAACTGTATAAATATGACACTAAAAACAATACTCATTTTAAACTTCCCAAACATGATCTTCAAAGTTTAGGAACACAAAAGGGTAagattctttaataaataaaaggcaattaCATGTACTTCAAATTGTTTTTAACTGAAGCCTACTCCCAATATCATGACGAAACACTGACAGGGCACAAACAAGTTTAAAAGGAGTATTTTTCCACTGTGATCCTAAAGTGTGAAACAGTTTGCAAAAAACATATCACTGTCacatcaagaaagagaaaaataggccgggcgcggtggctcaagcctgtaatcccagcactttgggaggccgaggcgggcggatcacaaggtcaggagatcgagaccacagtgaaaccccgtctctactaaaaatacaaaaaattagccgggcgcggtggcgggcgcctgtagtcccagctactcaggaggctgaggcaggagaatggcgggaacccgggaggcggagcttgcagtgagccgagatcgtgccactgcactccagcctgggcaacagcgtgagactccgtctcaaaaaaa comes from Macaca fascicularis isolate 582-1 chromosome 19, T2T-MFA8v1.1 and encodes:
- the LOC123570185 gene encoding uncharacterized protein, whose amino-acid sequence is MSSLVYHRRLHTGEKPYKCEECDEAFSFKSNLETHRRIHTGEKSYRCNECGKTFSHKSSLTRHCRLHTGANPYKCNECGKIFIQTSSLIYHRRVHTGEKPYKCEECDEAFSFKANLERHRRIHTGEKPYKCNDCGKTFSQMSSLVYHYRLHTGEKPYKCEECDKTFHFKSNIENHRIIHTGEKPYKCNECGKVFNRKPHLAHHHRIHTGEKLFKCNECGKTFSQNSVLVIHKAIHTGEKSYKCKECGKSFSQKSSITSHHRLHTGKKPYRCEECDKVFSHKSSLEKHRRIHTGEKPYKCKVCDKAFGRDSHLA